The genomic DNA GACCTCGGCAAGGTCAACGATGTGCTCGGCCGGGTGTGCGAACGCGCGATGGAAGACCGCCAGTTGCGCACGCTGCTGCTCGACAAACCGCAGTTGATGGGTGTGGAGAGCATCGAACTGGACACCGTGAACTTGAGAATGGTGGCGCGCACACTGCCCGGCAAGCAGTTCGAGGTCGGCCGGCGACTGCGGGTGATGGTCGTGTCGGCCTTCGGCCGGGCCGGTATCGAGAGTCCTGCCGACCACGAGCCTGAAGTGGAGGCCATGGTGCATCCGGCCACCGCTGCCGGCGCCGCGGACGAGACCCAGGGGCCGGGGGGCGAGCGATGATGAGTGCGCTGTCCCGCATCGCCGTCAAACGCGCTGACCGCGCCTGGCCCGCATACATCCTGGGGCGGTTCCGGACGTCGACGGTCGGCCTGATCGTGGCCTTCTTCGCCGCGTACTGGCTGCACCAGACCTATGCACCGCCACCGCCTCCGCCGACGCCGCCGCCCGCGGTGGTGCCTCCGGGCTTTGTACCCAATCCCGAGTACACCTGGGTGCCGCGCACCGATGTGAACACCCGCCCGCGGACAACGCCCCGGTCGACGCCGACGGAGACTCCGACCGAGACGACCGAACCGACGACGACCACGACGACAACGACGACGTCGAGCACGACCAGTTCCACCACGTCGGCGCCGCCCACCACGACGGTCATCACCCCGGCGCCGGGACTGCCGCCGGTCACGCTGCCGTTGCTGCCCGGCATGGCTCCGGCACCGACGCCGGCTCCCGCACCGTCGCCGCCACCGGGGCCGCTCCCGGCCGCGGCGCCGCCCGACGGCCCGGTCACGACCACCATCATTTCGCCCGGTGCGGCACCGGCGGCGAGCTAGCAGCAACAGCCTCAGGCGTCACACGTCGGCGTCCGACTACACTGGCGTGCCGTGATGATCACCCTCGACCACGTGAGCAAGAACTACAAGTCTTCGGCACGCCCAGCCCTGGACAACGTGTCGCTCAAGATTGACAAGGGTGAGTTCGTCTTTCTCATCGGTCCGTCCGGTTCCGGGAAGTCGACGTTCATGCGTCTGCCTGCGGTGCGAGGTGCCGACGTGGCGTTCGCGCTCGAGGTGATCGGCAAGCGTCCGGACACCTGCAACCGCATCGTGCCCGATGTGCTGGAGATGGTCGGCTTGTCCGGCAAGGCCAACCGGCTGCCCGGCGAGTTGTCCGGTGGCGAACAGCAGCGCGTGGCGATCGCCCGGGCCTTCGTCAACCGGCCGCTGGTGCTGCTGGCGGACGAGCCCACCGGCAACTTGGACCCCGAGACGAGCAACGACATCATGGACCTGCTGGAGCGGATCAACCGCACCGGTACGACGGTCGTGATGGCCACCCACGACCATCACATCGTCGACTCGATGCGTCAGCGCGTCATCGAACTCGAACTCGGCCGCCTCATCCGTGATGAGCAGAGCGGCGTCTACGGAATGGATCGCTAAGTGCGCTTCGGCTTTCTCGTCAATGAAGTCCTGACTGGATTTCGTCGCAACGTCACCATGACGGTCGCCATGATCCTGACGACCGCCATCTCCATCGGCCTGTTCGGCGGTGGTCTGCTGATCGTGCGCCTGGCCGATCAGTCCAAGCAGATCTATCTGGACCGCGTGGAGAGCCAGGTCTTCCTGACCGACGACGTCTCGTCCAATGACCCCAACTGCGACGCCGACCCGTGCAAGTCGCTGCGCAAGCTGATCGACGACCGCAAGGACGTCAAGTCGGTGCGGTACATGAACCGGGACCAGGCGTACGACGACGCCGTGCGGC from Mycolicibacterium phocaicum includes the following:
- a CDS encoding cell division ATP-binding protein FtsE, which gives rise to MITLDHVSKNYKSSARPALDNVSLKIDKGEFVFLIGPSGSGKSTFMRLPAVRGADVAFALEVIGKRPDTCNRIVPDVLEMVGLSGKANRLPGELSGGEQQRVAIARAFVNRPLVLLADEPTGNLDPETSNDIMDLLERINRTGTTVVMATHDHHIVDSMRQRVIELELGRLIRDEQSGVYGMDR